The following proteins are encoded in a genomic region of Candidatus Poribacteria bacterium:
- a CDS encoding glutaredoxin family protein, producing MQLQFYTKPDCPLCDDAKAVLQNIRAKTSFIAVEEIDITKDMRLFTKYKYLIPVLELDGQRLFTHHVNRWKLIWQLRWHRFRRLIPQIGRRGL from the coding sequence ATGCAACTCCAATTCTACACGAAACCGGATTGTCCGCTCTGCGACGACGCAAAGGCAGTGCTACAGAATATCAGAGCGAAAACATCGTTTATTGCGGTAGAAGAAATTGACATTACGAAGGATATGAGACTCTTCACAAAATATAAATATCTGATTCCTGTGCTTGAGCTGGATGGGCAAAGACTCTTTACACATCATGTCAACCGCTGGAAATTAATCTGGCAGTTGCGATGGCACCGGTTTCGGAGACTTATACCTCAAATAGGTAGGCGAGGTTTGTAA